TTGCCCTGCGTCACTTTGCTGAGTTCTTCAAGGAGCAGTCACATGAGGAACGGGAACACGCTGGGAAATTCCAGAATAAACGCGGATCATCCTGGAGGATGTCAAGGTTGGATTTAATGGAATAAGAGGTTGCCTGATTGAAGAAATGCTTTTGGTTTAGTTCCACAGTTTAATGCAGTAATTCTATATTCTTGTGGTGAATTGGTTCCTGGTAACATCATCTTTAGGTTGCTTCATCAGCTCTGTTTTCCTTGCACTTTCCCATGTGTCTTGTTTAACCCATTGTAAATGAACTGTGTGCCTTTCAGAAACCAGAGCAGGATGAGTGGAGCAATGGTCTGGAGGCAATGCAGAGAGCTCTGCAGATGGAGAAGAATGTGAACCAGAGTCTGCTGGATCTGCACAATCTCTCCTCTGGGAACACTGACCCTCATGTAAGCTCCTGATGCTTTAATGTGGGCTATTGGATAAATGAACATGGGTGATGTTACTGTTCCTTAAGATCTGTACAGCCACCTGCTTTTTTTCATTGGAGTGTCCCTTAGGGATGGGTGAAGGGGAGAGGCTAACCCAGGACataatcactttttaaaaaaaagttcctttGATCAATTACCTTACTGATTGACTGACTATATCCTCTTGGTCCGAAGTGATTTGAAATCCAATCTGAGGGAATTCAGTTGATACTTTGTGATGCTGGATGTAACTAgtttcttcctccctccttccaGCTGTGACTTCCTGAAGATTCACTACTTGGATGAGCAAGTGAAGATGATCAAGAAGCTTGGAGATCACATCACCAACCTGAGGAGACTGGGAGCCCCTGAGAATGGCATGGGAGAGTACCTGTTTGACAAGCTCACCCTGAGGGAGAGCAACTGAACTGACTGCAGGGACCAAAGTTGAGCTGGCACTATTTGTATAATTGTGTATGAGACTCCATCCTGTGGACATTGACTTGGGCATTTGTACAAAGATCTGAGCTCTTCAATGTGAAATAAACTGGATCTTGGACGGAATTTTGCCTCCAATCTTTTTtcctttaatgggatgtgggtgtcattggcaaggccagaatttgttgcccatccctaacttgccttgaactgagtggcttactaggccatttcagagagcagtgaagAGGCAGCCACACTGCTTTGGATGTGGAATCGCATaaaggccagactaggtaaggatgactAACTGACAGAGTTAGCTCCCTAAGAACATTAGTGAGCCACCTAGTGTTTATACTACTAtaaatttcatggtcaccattactgaaactaactGATTTCAGATTTCAATgactggatttaaattccactaacTTCTGTGGTGGGATTCGGCCCCATTTTCCTTGAGgattagcccaggcctctggataACTAGATTGGTGACATTACTGCCACAACACCATCTCCTCAATTTGATTTAGTTCCTTATTTTCCGATCAATGTTTGGTTTTTTGCATCAGTCTAAAATTGACCCTGGGCTATGGAAAAACTTATCAAGCGGTTCTTATCTAAGGTACTAGATATCCAGGTTAACTAGGGGAAGGCCTAATTTCTATTCCATATAAACTTGGACGTACAGCCGGTTGAAAAATGCTGTCAAAAAACCATCTGCGTTTATTTCACACTTGCCCAGGGCAGTTTGACACTCAAAGCTGCCTAAGGAAGTAGGAGCAGTCGCCAAAAGCTTAATCAGGAGATAGATTTTCAGGATTGCCTCTCCGGGAGGAAATGCCAAATGTCAGAGCCTATAGGCAGCTGAATCCAAGGATCACAAAGTATTTGCTTGCAACCAAGGTAATAATAACTGCTCCAAATTTTAAAGTGTAAATTTTTCTACTGAAAAGTGATCATGGTGGCATATGCTGAATTGTGATGATACAAATGAGGGTAATGATAATTAAAGGTTTTAAAATCATAAAACAAGGACTGCCCAATATTAACATTCCAGCATGCAAATAATCAAAGATGGAGGTCTCCATAGTTTACACAACAAAAATGGAAGATCTACTGTGTTCATCTCCAGAGATCCTGTGTTCTCAGGTTGAGTTTATTATATTCTCAATCATTTTACATTGTGTTTTGAGCTAAGGGATTGCCCGTTATGTAGTCTATTCATTCTGTATCTTAATGGGGAATGTCGTCCTTTCCCCTTAATTCCATCACACACTTAGTTTCCTGTGGTGTGGCAATGGGAGGTTGGGATTGAAGAGTTGAGGTGAAGTCCAGGCAGATTTTTCTGCCGTTCAGCAAGTAAAGGTATACAttcaaaaaaaaagcagcagtaggccattcagccccttgagcctgctgtgccatttaataggatcatggctgatctgatagtaatctcaAATCTGTATTCTACCtatcttgcttaccaagaatctatctgcctctaccttaaaaatatttaagtactcttcctgaaaaggtgatggaagcagaattccaaagactcatgaccctctgaagaAATtctttttgcctcatctctgttttaaataggtgaccctttatttttaaacagtgaccccccctcattctagattctcccacaagaggaaacaccctctctccttcacaacCACCCTGTCCAGACCCTCAGGCTCAATCAAGTCCTCTTACTctgctaaactccagcggatacaagcctaacctgtccaacctttcctcacaaggcaacctgcctgttgcagctattagtctggtaaactttctgaGCTTCCAATGcattacatccttaaataaggtgatcaatactgtacacagtactcagatgtggtctcactagtgctctgtataattgagttataacctccctacttttgtaattgatttcccctcgcaataaatgatattctattagctttcctaaattatttgctggacctgcataccagccttttgcaattcatgcactaagacacccagatccctccaccTCACAGCTCTGcaatatctcaccatttagagaagtacagtacatccagcggttcctctttatccacagcacttcctcaaagaactccaataaattgggtaaacatttccctttcacaaaaccatgttgactctgccagattaccttgaatttacacaagtgccctgctataccttctttcataacagcttctaacattttccctacaacagatgttaagctaactggcctgtagtttcccactctTTGTCATCTCTTTTTGtatatgaagttacatttgctatcttgcaagctaatgggaccttccctgaatctagggagtttcggGGAAATTAAAGCCAATacgtcaactatctcactagccacttctcaagactctaggatgaagtccatcaggacctggactcttgtcagcccacagctccaacaatttactcagtaccacttctctagtgattgtaattttcctgagttcctctttaccttccatttcctgatttacagctgcctctgggatgttacttgtattctctattgtaaaaactgatgcaaaaaacttgttcaattcatctgccatttccttgttttccattatcaattctccagactcactttctattggACCAATGTTCAGTTTGTTAACTtggttctttttaaaatatttatggaAACTCTGacgatctgtttttatatttctggctagctttctctcatactctaattttttttccttattaatcttttagtcattctttgctgttcctcatattctgtccaatcttctggccttccacctatctttgcacaattatatacttttcctttaagtttgatgctatctttaactattctagttaaccacagatggtgtgtctgtcccttggactttttcttactcgttagaatgtatctattctggtTACCCTGAaattatccccttaaatgtttgccactgcagctctattgacctatctcttaacttaatttgccaattcactttagccagctctgctttcatgccttcataattgctcttatttaagtttaaaaacatagtcttggacccactcctaTCTCccccaaactgaatgtaaaattcaatcatataatGGTTACTGTTACCTGAGATCATgaattgcacaataccaggttgagaacagcctgctctctggttggctccagaacacaCTGTTCCAAggaactatcctgaaaacattctatgaactcctcatctaggctacctttgcccatctgacttttccagtctatgtaaattaaaatctcccacgaTTATTGTCCTGCCTTTCTGACaaactcccattatttcttcctttatgcttcaTTCCACCATGTGGTTATTATTAGGAGGTCTGTACATGAATCCCACAAGTGAcatcttgcctttaccatttctcatctctaaccaaaccatttccacatcttggtttcctgaacttaggtcatcctctctattgtgctaaaaCCATTATAAACTAACAgagccatccctccaccttttcctcttttccttccttcctaaatgtcctataccctttaatattcaggaaTGGCTATCAAATCGTGCTTATTTATTTCTACGTGCGCTCTCAgtttatctgttttgttttgaatgctgtgTGCTTTCAAATACGGAGCCTTTAATTtaatccttttattctttttataatctCTGGTCTGTTCTGTTGGTTcattgttagatttgtactctctgccccgtcctgtcacggtctgtttttCTTTTCTACCtttaataatacctttctcttttgccttgtctcgaCTCTCTGGtgtaccacatcttcccaaatttgtactcttgcccccactacttagtttaaaaccctctctacttccctagttatgcaattcacaagaacaccggtcccaacatgattcagatgtagactgtcccaacggtacaatCCCAGTtttcccagtattggtgccagtgcttCCCGAACCTGAACCCACGTCTCCCTcagcagtctttgagccacacgttCACCTCTCTAATCTGATTTCTCCTATGCCaacttgcatgtggctcaggtaatagtccagagattacctttgaggttctgcttcttaattttgtGCCAAGCTCCTTGTACCAactctgcagaacctccttctttgtcctgcctatgtcattggtgccaaCTGGACCACATTGACTGGGTCATGCTCCTCCCACTCAGAGTAGCTTTGGGACTATAGGATTGGTTTCCGTGCTCATTTCTGAATGCTTTTGAGCTTGTTCACCATCCTCATTGTCAAGTCCAGCATTCCAGAGCAGTGCTGGACATTCAACCAGGGGAAATGGTGAGCAAAGAAAGCCCAATTGACTATTCAGTCCAGCCTTCAATTTCCTCAACATGTGGCATT
The Carcharodon carcharias isolate sCarCar2 chromosome 31, sCarCar2.pri, whole genome shotgun sequence DNA segment above includes these coding regions:
- the LOC121271570 gene encoding ferritin heavy chain, oocyte isoform-like gives rise to the protein MQRALQMEKNVNQSLLDLHNLSSGNTDPHVCDFLKIHYLDEQVKMIKKLGDHITNLRRLGAPENGMGEYLFDKLTLRESN